The proteins below are encoded in one region of Stieleria sp. JC731:
- a CDS encoding esterase/lipase family protein — translation MPATDQKQPVYSTLNATVNRPHASLVLCILLLQIACSGCSTVRYLSPRDVRENPLTASLRLMNRSGPHISDRTWNTLRRYGLREGYTDDSSVCLQKIQQTIRENRDPELIHSLAELSYVEGKKAESDGRESDALAHFGVTLTNSYDYLFSEELSQTRNHYDPQFRETCDLYNESLEDTLRLLCKERHIKPGQSYRVKANDQEFVIQTQMRGKWSPDEFDHYEFVSDYEIQTLRSKHTTFGLGVPMIAVRKSDSERDPREKYYPEGLSYAVTAMMRCTKPEDGEGGANTCVLEFFDPLKANQVKLANHWVPLETDLTTPLAFFLDTPRFRERNQETEGLINPAGATKNRGVYMLEPYDPNRIPVLMVHGLWSSPRTWMDMFNDLRSFAEIRERYQFWFYLYPSGQPFWISATQLRSDLQDLRQTFDPMKRDAPIDQMVLVGHSMGGLVSRMQTIDSGDDFWRIVSDQPKEKLHGEEQQRDKLVSTLYFQPNQSVKRVITIGTPHRGSRFANDVTRWLARKVIKLPKINTATGETLVDTNPNFFRDTELLTMANAIDSLAPESPIFPVMMRAKYSPEVHYHNIIGVLSDPTLIQKKVGRGDGVVAYDSATMADTESELVVDAEHTKIHMTGQAIFEVRRILLDHLREIDSKDRIAVLPSTESPAASSDVERPEVLVSELY, via the coding sequence ATGCCTGCCACGGACCAGAAACAGCCGGTCTACTCAACGCTAAACGCGACGGTCAATCGACCGCACGCGTCGCTAGTGCTTTGCATATTGCTGCTGCAAATCGCCTGCTCCGGTTGCTCGACAGTCCGCTATCTTTCGCCCCGCGATGTTCGCGAAAATCCGCTGACTGCATCACTGCGGTTGATGAACCGATCCGGGCCTCATATCAGCGATCGCACCTGGAACACGCTCCGCCGATACGGGCTTCGTGAAGGCTACACGGACGACTCCAGCGTCTGCCTTCAAAAAATACAACAAACCATTCGAGAAAATCGCGATCCTGAACTGATCCACTCATTGGCCGAATTGTCGTATGTCGAAGGCAAGAAAGCCGAATCAGACGGCCGGGAAAGTGACGCCCTTGCACACTTTGGCGTCACGCTAACGAATAGCTACGACTACCTGTTTTCTGAAGAACTTAGTCAGACCCGCAACCACTACGATCCACAGTTCCGTGAAACATGCGACCTGTACAACGAGTCGCTTGAAGACACCCTTCGCCTGCTTTGCAAAGAACGCCATATCAAGCCGGGGCAAAGCTATCGCGTTAAAGCGAACGACCAAGAATTCGTCATCCAAACCCAGATGCGTGGCAAGTGGAGCCCGGACGAATTTGATCACTATGAATTCGTGAGCGACTACGAAATTCAGACACTCCGTAGCAAACACACCACGTTCGGACTCGGCGTTCCCATGATCGCCGTACGAAAAAGCGACAGCGAACGCGACCCACGCGAGAAGTATTATCCCGAAGGCCTTAGTTATGCTGTCACCGCGATGATGCGTTGTACAAAACCGGAAGACGGTGAAGGCGGCGCGAACACATGCGTGCTGGAGTTCTTCGATCCCCTCAAAGCAAACCAAGTCAAGCTTGCCAATCACTGGGTTCCGCTCGAAACAGACCTGACCACACCGCTTGCATTCTTTCTCGATACACCACGGTTCCGCGAACGCAATCAAGAAACCGAAGGCTTGATCAATCCAGCCGGCGCGACAAAAAATCGTGGTGTCTATATGCTGGAACCCTACGATCCGAATCGAATCCCGGTCCTGATGGTCCACGGGCTTTGGTCCAGTCCAAGAACTTGGATGGACATGTTCAACGACCTTCGCAGCTTTGCAGAGATCCGTGAACGGTACCAATTTTGGTTCTATCTCTATCCATCCGGTCAGCCTTTTTGGATCAGTGCCACTCAGCTTCGCAGCGATTTGCAAGACCTGCGGCAAACGTTTGACCCAATGAAACGCGACGCCCCGATCGACCAGATGGTCCTTGTCGGACATAGCATGGGTGGCTTGGTCAGTCGAATGCAGACCATCGACAGTGGAGATGACTTTTGGCGAATCGTCAGTGATCAACCCAAAGAAAAACTGCATGGGGAAGAACAACAGCGTGACAAGCTTGTCAGCACCCTGTACTTCCAACCCAATCAATCCGTCAAACGCGTCATCACGATTGGCACGCCACATCGCGGCAGCCGATTCGCAAATGATGTGACCCGCTGGTTGGCACGCAAGGTAATCAAGCTTCCCAAGATCAACACGGCAACCGGCGAAACCTTGGTGGATACGAATCCCAACTTCTTTCGTGACACCGAATTGCTAACGATGGCAAACGCGATCGATTCGCTGGCTCCCGAATCACCGATCTTCCCGGTGATGATGCGAGCGAAGTACTCTCCGGAAGTACATTATCACAACATCATCGGTGTGCTCTCGGATCCAACTCTGATCCAAAAGAAAGTGGGCCGCGGAGACGGAGTCGTTGCTTACGACAGTGCCACAATGGCCGACACGGAAAGCGAGCTTGTCGTTGATGCCGAACACACCAAAATCCACATGACCGGCCAAGCGATCTTTGAAGTCCGGCGAATCCTTTTGGATCACCTCCGCGAGATTGATTCAAAGGACCGAATCGCCGTGCTCCCTTCGACTGAATCGCCAGCAGCATCTTCGGATGTAGAACGTCCCGAAGTTTTGGTCAGCGAACTCTATTGA
- a CDS encoding class I SAM-dependent methyltransferase — MSNYDLQTINAKNPIARYSHRTRVRHSIELAKGRLASGRILDYGCGSGVFVNEMNQIRSGIAYGYEPYLKDRTAENLPIYRDFEDVKAFGPFSTITLFETLEHLSATELDEFLERSSQVLDGEGRILISAPIEIGPALIMKELNRTFLKFKKSEHHFSEFVKAAVFAKPARRAPNIKYSHRGFDFRQAIQEIESRGWKVTILSFSPLPVIGWYGNSQVFMSVAKTTSLDDVPVADDANLVKTGDRSGAVSVQ; from the coding sequence ATGTCGAACTATGACTTGCAAACCATTAATGCGAAGAACCCGATCGCACGGTATTCCCACCGGACCCGAGTTCGTCACTCGATTGAGCTTGCGAAAGGCCGGTTGGCGTCGGGGCGGATTCTGGATTATGGGTGTGGGTCTGGGGTGTTCGTCAATGAAATGAACCAGATCCGTTCCGGCATCGCGTATGGGTACGAGCCTTACTTGAAGGATCGTACCGCTGAAAACCTTCCGATCTATCGCGATTTCGAAGATGTAAAGGCGTTCGGCCCATTTTCGACAATCACCCTGTTCGAAACTCTGGAGCATCTTTCAGCAACCGAGTTGGACGAGTTTCTCGAGCGGTCGTCACAGGTGCTCGATGGCGAGGGCCGGATTTTGATCAGCGCCCCGATTGAGATCGGACCGGCGTTGATTATGAAAGAGCTGAACAGGACGTTCCTTAAGTTCAAAAAGTCAGAGCATCACTTTTCGGAATTTGTCAAAGCAGCCGTGTTCGCGAAGCCTGCCAGACGAGCACCCAACATCAAATACAGTCACCGTGGATTTGACTTCCGTCAAGCGATTCAGGAGATTGAGTCGCGTGGTTGGAAGGTCACTATCCTGTCGTTCAGTCCCCTGCCTGTGATCGGCTGGTACGGGAATTCGCAGGTGTTCATGTCGGTCGCCAAAACCACGTCGCTTGATGATGTTCCTGTGGCAGACGATGCGAACCTTGTGAAGACCGGCGACCGATCAGGTGCAGTGTCGGTTCAATAG
- a CDS encoding multiheme c-type cytochrome, with amino-acid sequence MARSTASLVFMLIVLALAIWIVRGSDTSYNDTPYSDTRNMNAVQALDSGSEPDSSATLVGKETCAECHRENFDLHAKSGHAQTFHKGNSPRVVEHFAGKTAAAGDPFGHFTYVAGEGGLKVLRHDDPDLSKLSPGNVDEELFQFGLGSGQNAITLINLQEDKAGVPNLLEHRVSWFQSHAGFGLTPGHLHHQPDGDRELFGELIKDRSLQQCIWCHTTSGTVVGGHIEDLVADVNCEKCHGPGSEHVRLARITDNPPPYSVGKSDWDFESELQLCGSCHRLPRHVDPKDIRDYIPMMLRFQPIGLVRSPCYLKADGKLMCSTCHDPHAHFKTKSEQQYIDDCIGCHQPENDQHTICPVSSADGCIECHMPATTVEQGMVFHDHWIRVRK; translated from the coding sequence ATGGCTCGCTCGACCGCGTCGTTGGTTTTCATGTTGATCGTTCTGGCGCTAGCGATATGGATCGTCCGTGGCAGCGACACTTCATACAACGACACTCCATACAGCGATACGAGAAACATGAACGCCGTTCAGGCGTTGGATTCAGGATCAGAACCGGATTCGTCTGCCACCTTGGTCGGTAAAGAAACTTGTGCGGAATGCCATCGAGAGAATTTTGATTTGCATGCGAAGTCGGGTCACGCACAAACATTTCACAAAGGGAATTCGCCTCGAGTTGTCGAGCACTTTGCCGGCAAGACCGCTGCGGCTGGAGATCCGTTTGGACATTTTACCTACGTTGCTGGTGAAGGCGGACTAAAGGTCCTACGCCATGATGACCCTGACCTTTCCAAACTATCACCAGGCAACGTTGACGAAGAACTATTCCAGTTTGGGCTCGGTTCGGGGCAAAACGCGATCACGTTGATCAACTTGCAGGAAGACAAGGCGGGCGTTCCGAATCTGTTGGAGCACCGCGTTTCGTGGTTTCAATCACACGCCGGTTTCGGGCTGACTCCGGGCCACTTGCATCATCAACCCGACGGGGATCGTGAGTTGTTTGGTGAATTGATCAAGGATCGATCGCTGCAGCAATGTATCTGGTGCCACACGACATCTGGAACGGTGGTCGGTGGCCATATCGAAGACTTGGTTGCCGACGTGAATTGTGAAAAGTGCCATGGTCCAGGAAGCGAACATGTTCGATTGGCACGTATAACGGATAATCCACCGCCGTATTCGGTTGGTAAGTCCGATTGGGATTTTGAATCTGAGCTTCAGCTCTGCGGAAGCTGCCATCGTCTGCCACGCCATGTGGATCCGAAAGACATTCGAGACTACATCCCAATGATGTTGCGATTTCAGCCGATCGGTTTAGTACGCAGTCCTTGCTACCTAAAGGCTGACGGCAAGTTGATGTGTTCGACTTGCCATGATCCGCACGCTCATTTCAAAACGAAGTCGGAGCAGCAGTACATCGACGACTGCATCGGTTGTCATCAACCAGAGAATGATCAGCATACGATCTGTCCAGTTTCTTCAGCCGACGGTTGTATCGAGTGCCACATGCCGGCAACAACAGTTGAACAGGGAATGGTTTTTCATGATCACTGGATTCGGGTTCGAAAGTGA
- the msrA gene encoding peptide-methionine (S)-S-oxide reductase MsrA, protein MSKFARIPLLAIVIGALCIFDGNVFAEESAKQTATFGGGCYWCVEAVFQRINGVENVVPGFMGGRTKDPTYAQVLRGRTGHAEVIKIEFDPEVVSYEQLLQVFFSTHDPTTRNRQGVDVGTQYRSVIFCHTKEQKATAKEYKRLLIRQKTFRSPIVTLIEDAETFYPTDVEEHFNYFNLNKNKPYCVANIVPKLGKLQKEFADQLKPEKGE, encoded by the coding sequence ATGTCTAAGTTCGCCAGGATTCCTCTGCTAGCGATTGTTATCGGTGCCTTGTGCATTTTCGATGGGAATGTATTTGCAGAGGAATCGGCAAAGCAAACGGCGACATTCGGTGGCGGATGCTATTGGTGTGTCGAGGCTGTGTTCCAACGCATCAACGGAGTCGAGAACGTCGTGCCTGGATTTATGGGAGGCCGGACGAAAGACCCGACCTACGCACAGGTGCTCCGCGGACGTACTGGCCATGCGGAAGTGATCAAGATCGAGTTTGATCCAGAGGTCGTGTCGTACGAGCAGTTGCTTCAGGTGTTCTTTAGCACGCATGATCCGACGACAAGAAACCGACAGGGCGTTGATGTCGGAACTCAATACCGAAGCGTTATTTTCTGCCACACGAAAGAGCAAAAGGCGACTGCGAAAGAGTACAAGCGTCTTTTGATTCGTCAGAAGACGTTCCGTTCACCGATCGTCACATTGATCGAGGATGCGGAAACCTTTTATCCGACCGATGTCGAGGAGCATTTTAACTACTTTAACCTGAACAAGAACAAGCCGTACTGTGTCGCAAACATCGTCCCCAAGCTTGGGAAACTACAGAAAGAGTTCGCGGACCAACTCAAGCCCGAAAAGGGTGAATGA